In the genome of Gloeotrichia echinulata CP02, one region contains:
- a CDS encoding O-acetylhomoserine aminocarboxypropyltransferase/cysteine synthase: MSEKYRFETLQVHAGQEPAPGTNARAVPIYQTTSYVFNDADHGARLFALQEFGNIYTRIMNPTTDVFEKRIAALEGGVAALATASGQAAQFLALSTIAQAGDNIVSTSFLYGGTYNQFKVSLPRLGINVKFVEGDEPENFRQAIDDRTKALYVETIGNPQFNIPDFAALAQIAHENGIPLIVDNTFGAGGYLARPIEHGADIVVESATKWIGGHGTSIGGVIVDSGKFDWGNGKFPLFTEPSPGYHGLNFQEVFGSNGPFGNIAFIIRARVEGLRDFGASLSPFNAFLLLQGLETLSLRVDRHVSNALELAQWLEQQEQVLWVNYPGLPNHPYHERAKKYLRNGFGGVLNFGIKGGLAAGRAFINHLKLASHLANVGDAKTLVIHPASTTHQQLSDSEQLSAGVTPDLVRVSVGIEHIDDIKEDFAQAFEQVTGIFRK; this comes from the coding sequence ATGTCTGAAAAATATCGTTTTGAAACCCTGCAAGTTCACGCTGGACAGGAACCGGCTCCTGGAACTAACGCCCGTGCTGTACCAATTTACCAAACAACTTCCTACGTTTTCAACGATGCCGACCACGGGGCGAGATTGTTTGCGCTGCAGGAGTTTGGCAACATTTACACTCGCATCATGAATCCAACGACGGATGTCTTTGAAAAGCGGATTGCTGCTTTAGAAGGGGGTGTAGCAGCATTAGCAACTGCTAGCGGACAGGCGGCGCAGTTTTTAGCATTGAGTACGATCGCCCAAGCTGGAGATAATATTGTTTCCACCAGTTTTTTATATGGCGGAACCTATAACCAGTTTAAAGTATCACTACCACGGTTAGGTATTAATGTCAAGTTTGTCGAAGGTGATGAACCGGAAAATTTTCGACAGGCGATCGACGATCGCACCAAAGCCCTGTACGTTGAAACCATCGGCAATCCCCAATTCAACATCCCAGACTTTGCCGCTCTAGCTCAAATTGCCCATGAAAACGGCATTCCCTTAATAGTAGATAATACCTTCGGCGCTGGCGGTTATCTAGCTCGACCAATTGAACATGGTGCAGATATTGTGGTAGAATCTGCGACCAAATGGATTGGTGGTCATGGTACCTCCATTGGTGGCGTGATCGTCGATTCTGGTAAATTTGACTGGGGCAACGGTAAATTTCCCCTATTTACCGAACCATCACCAGGCTATCATGGACTGAATTTCCAAGAAGTATTTGGATCAAATGGACCCTTTGGTAACATTGCCTTTATTATTCGCGCCAGAGTAGAAGGATTACGGGATTTTGGTGCTTCATTGAGTCCATTTAACGCCTTTCTCTTACTGCAAGGATTAGAGACACTTTCCCTACGTGTAGACCGTCATGTCAGCAATGCCCTAGAATTGGCTCAATGGTTAGAACAGCAAGAACAGGTATTATGGGTTAATTATCCAGGGCTACCCAATCACCCATATCATGAACGAGCCAAAAAATATCTACGAAATGGATTTGGCGGAGTGCTAAACTTTGGCATCAAAGGTGGATTGGCAGCAGGGAGAGCCTTTATTAATCATCTAAAATTGGCGAGTCATTTAGCAAATGTTGGCGATGCAAAAACCCTCGTCATCCATCCCGCTTCCACAACCCACCAACAGCTAAGTGATAGCGAACAACTTTCCGCTGGTGTCACACCCGATTTAGTGCGGGTATCAGTAGGAATTGAACATATCGACGATATTAAAGAGGATTTCGCCCAAGCATTTGAGCAAGTTACAGGCATTTTCAGGAAATAA
- the metX gene encoding homoserine O-acetyltransferase gives MLYSNFISPQTQFYQLWEPFKLEGGETLIGVQVAYRTWGKLNAAGDNGVLICHALTGSADADDWWAPLLGSGKALDPDQDFIVCSNILGSCYGTTGPTSINPTTQRAYGVSFPEITIRDMVHLQAALIEYLGVQSMRLVIGGSLGGMQVLEWGLLYPETVRAIAPIAATGRHSAWCIGLSEAQRQAIYADPNWRGGNYTIDAPPTQGLAVARMMAMSTYRSWQSFTTRFGRQYDASEQFAIASYLQHQGQKLVERFDANTYITLTAAMDRHDVARARQDYQSALQRIHQPTLVVGIDSDILYPPLEQQELANFISHAQLRWLKSNDGHDAFLIDMEVLNDLVISFRLIISGSAA, from the coding sequence ATGCTCTACTCAAATTTCATCTCACCGCAAACTCAGTTTTACCAGCTTTGGGAGCCATTTAAACTGGAAGGGGGCGAAACGTTAATTGGGGTACAGGTTGCTTATCGTACCTGGGGAAAGTTAAACGCTGCAGGCGATAATGGGGTACTAATTTGTCATGCTCTGACTGGTTCGGCTGACGCTGATGACTGGTGGGCACCTTTGTTAGGTTCAGGGAAGGCGCTTGACCCCGATCAAGATTTTATAGTCTGTAGCAATATTTTGGGAAGTTGTTACGGTACCACTGGCCCTACTTCGATTAATCCAACAACGCAAAGGGCTTATGGTGTATCGTTTCCTGAGATTACAATTAGGGATATGGTTCACCTGCAGGCTGCACTGATAGAATACTTGGGTGTTCAATCTATGCGGTTAGTTATTGGCGGGTCACTCGGTGGAATGCAAGTACTGGAATGGGGGTTATTATATCCAGAAACAGTCAGAGCGATCGCACCGATTGCTGCAACTGGAAGACATTCTGCTTGGTGTATTGGATTGAGTGAAGCCCAAAGACAAGCAATTTATGCCGATCCCAATTGGCGCGGGGGTAACTATACAATTGATGCGCCGCCAACCCAAGGACTAGCTGTGGCGCGGATGATGGCGATGAGTACTTACCGTTCTTGGCAAAGTTTTACAACCCGCTTTGGACGACAGTATGATGCATCTGAGCAGTTTGCTATAGCTAGTTATTTGCAGCATCAAGGTCAAAAACTGGTAGAACGCTTTGATGCTAACACTTATATTACTCTGACGGCAGCAATGGATCGCCATGATGTGGCACGCGCTCGCCAAGATTATCAATCAGCTTTGCAACGTATCCACCAACCAACTCTAGTTGTCGGTATTGATTCTGACATTCTTTATCCGCCATTGGAACAGCAGGAATTGGCAAATTTCATATCTCATGCTCAACTGAGATGGCTCAAGTCAAACGACGGTCATGATGCATTTTTAATTGATATGGAAGTATTAAATGATTTAGTGATTTCGTTTCGGTTAATTATTTCTGGTAGTGCTGCATAG
- a CDS encoding FHA domain-containing serine/threonine-protein kinase, translated as MVTLTLLEPHLKTPLNQWRFENSSVIRIGRAADNHVVLTDSLVSRHHLELRPVSSSNNGGSWQVISQGTNGTFLNGILVTRSQLPDNSLLQLAQGGPILQFQLEKVKAPDSSLQSPEILEPTVKSVAPSFIGQNPVISSYTCTHEGNSPNNLFCIHCGQPRSVQQKIRQYHVLRTLGQGGMGTTYLAWDGSAGIGGQPHLLVLKQMNADMAKIAKAQELFEREAYTLKSLNHPGIPKYYDFFVEGGKKYLAMELVHGQDLEKRIYTTGPVTPNQAIAWMIQTCDILDYIHSQEPPLIHRDIKPANLMARNSNNRIVVLDFGAVKEIGTPLGTRIGAEGYCAPEQERGQPLTQSDLYAIGPTLIFLLTAENPFKFYRQRGQNFRFDVAHVPTITSQLREVIDRVTESLPRDRYKTAQELAAALATCQ; from the coding sequence GTGGTTACTCTGACCCTGTTAGAACCGCACCTCAAAACGCCGCTCAACCAGTGGCGTTTTGAGAACTCTTCCGTGATTCGGATTGGTAGAGCGGCGGATAATCATGTTGTGTTAACTGATAGTTTGGTTTCGCGCCATCATCTAGAACTTAGACCAGTCAGTTCTAGTAATAATGGGGGTTCTTGGCAGGTCATTAGTCAAGGTACCAATGGTACTTTCCTCAATGGTATCCTTGTGACTCGCTCTCAACTACCAGATAATTCCCTGTTGCAACTAGCACAAGGCGGACCAATACTGCAGTTCCAACTTGAGAAAGTCAAAGCGCCGGATTCTTCATTGCAGTCGCCGGAAATTCTCGAACCAACGGTAAAAAGTGTTGCACCAAGCTTTATAGGACAAAATCCGGTAATTTCATCCTATACTTGCACTCATGAAGGTAATTCTCCTAATAATCTGTTTTGTATTCATTGTGGTCAACCCCGTTCAGTACAACAGAAGATTCGGCAATATCATGTGTTGCGTACTCTGGGACAGGGTGGTATGGGTACTACCTATCTGGCTTGGGATGGATCTGCTGGTATTGGAGGACAGCCACACCTGCTGGTGTTAAAGCAGATGAATGCTGATATGGCGAAAATTGCCAAAGCCCAAGAATTATTTGAGCGGGAGGCTTATACACTCAAATCACTGAACCATCCTGGAATTCCCAAATATTACGACTTTTTTGTCGAAGGCGGCAAAAAATACCTAGCAATGGAATTAGTCCACGGACAGGATTTAGAAAAACGTATTTATACTACAGGGCCAGTAACGCCAAACCAAGCGATCGCCTGGATGATCCAAACCTGCGATATTTTAGACTATATCCATAGTCAAGAACCACCACTGATTCACCGTGATATTAAACCGGCGAACCTGATGGCGCGAAACTCAAATAATCGCATAGTGGTACTTGATTTTGGCGCTGTGAAGGAAATTGGTACTCCCCTAGGCACTCGCATTGGTGCAGAAGGTTACTGCGCTCCTGAACAAGAACGGGGACAACCTCTGACTCAATCTGATTTATATGCCATTGGACCGACGCTAATTTTCTTGCTCACTGCGGAAAACCCTTTCAAGTTTTACCGCCAACGAGGGCAAAATTTTAGATTTGATGTCGCCCATGTACCCACCATTACTAGCCAACTGAGAGAAGTTATAGATCGTGTTACAGAATCATTGCCACGCGATCGCTATAAAACCGCGCAGGAACTAGCTGCGGCCTTAGCTACTTGCCAATAA
- a CDS encoding tetratricopeptide repeat protein, whose product MGISGEDYLVSRNKKIERKKKLLAMVSVVSFVGSTVFAVIPLIQHAMQPQQPASVSPESSLQQQAKGYELVLQREPNNQVALEKLSLVRLELKDTKGSVELLEKLAKQHPDRQDYQVVLKDINKRKNTENNLK is encoded by the coding sequence ATGGGCATTTCAGGGGAAGACTACTTAGTTTCCCGCAATAAAAAAATTGAGCGGAAAAAAAAGCTGTTAGCGATGGTGTCGGTTGTGTCCTTTGTTGGTTCTACGGTATTTGCCGTGATTCCTTTAATACAACATGCCATGCAACCTCAACAGCCAGCTTCTGTATCTCCTGAGTCTTCGTTACAGCAACAGGCTAAAGGTTACGAGTTGGTTTTACAGCGAGAACCGAATAACCAAGTTGCATTAGAGAAGTTGTCTTTAGTGCGCTTAGAGTTGAAGGATACTAAGGGTTCTGTGGAACTGTTGGAAAAGTTGGCGAAGCAGCATCCTGACCGACAAGATTATCAAGTTGTCCTAAAGGATATTAACAAACGAAAAAACACAGAAAATAACTTGAAATAG
- a CDS encoding serine/threonine phosphatase: MLICPQCKFENPNTNKFCQKCGTSLTHKVCSKCSTYVPVNQERCHNCDANSGTVWWAIIAQGGTGDWELVTEESGHFGKLSASLGSGGEEDKETPLPPAPRNPITPSQFSVGSYLDSQQRYQLLDTLPVLEEITDNTEVCVRVLDCQPYQISPLQTLLTHQQQGLITPSVGASEIPQLAQPYIALADQGQLEIPPIHDAWQQGNMEVVLIQDRSDWQYLLELWQEDSTSSSQILHWFYQMTQLWEVLEPVNCRQSLLDLSNLRLDEDQTLALRQLYVEPLNSQSAVSLPGGGETQGSESLTIKALGRIWQALFRQSQRTQFGSVVQLLGDLELGKIETIAELRSRLKAISTELATPLTTTVPQQETKSISTPTILQLDDPEDFTAKNEDLPTVVLPMQLSSLEDAGRTDVGRQRDHNEDYFGIETTFNKLELPKNRVLQARGLYVLCDGMGGHAGGEIASQLAVNTLRQYFHENWTCNQLPTEDSIRKAVYLANQAIYDLNQQEARSGVGRMGTTLVMLLIYNTQAVVAHVGDSRLYRLTRKQGLKQVTVDHEVGQREIARGVEANIAYARADAYQLTQALGPRDQYSINPDVEFFEINEDSLFILASDGLSDNDLLEINWESHIFPLLSSGTNLEGGITDLIDLANQYNGHDNITAILIRAKVRPNLGSPI; this comes from the coding sequence ATGCTGATTTGCCCTCAGTGTAAATTTGAAAACCCCAATACCAACAAATTTTGTCAAAAGTGTGGCACGTCCCTGACCCACAAGGTCTGTTCTAAATGCAGTACCTATGTACCTGTGAATCAAGAACGTTGTCATAACTGTGACGCCAACTCTGGAACAGTTTGGTGGGCAATTATTGCCCAAGGGGGAACTGGAGACTGGGAACTGGTGACTGAGGAGTCGGGACACTTCGGCAAGCTCAGTGCATCGCTGGGAAGTGGGGGAGAAGAGGACAAGGAGACACCTTTACCTCCTGCTCCTCGTAACCCCATCACCCCATCACAATTCTCAGTCGGCTCCTATTTAGATTCTCAACAGCGCTATCAGTTGTTAGATACACTACCAGTGTTAGAGGAAATCACGGACAATACGGAGGTGTGTGTTAGAGTTTTGGATTGCCAACCATATCAAATTTCACCCCTCCAGACATTGTTAACCCATCAGCAACAGGGGCTAATAACTCCGTCAGTGGGCGCGAGTGAAATTCCTCAACTCGCTCAACCTTATATTGCCCTAGCTGACCAGGGTCAGCTAGAAATACCGCCAATTCACGATGCCTGGCAGCAGGGTAATATGGAGGTGGTACTGATTCAAGACCGCTCGGATTGGCAGTATTTGCTGGAACTGTGGCAAGAAGATAGCACGAGTTCATCACAAATTTTACACTGGTTTTACCAGATGACTCAACTATGGGAGGTACTGGAACCAGTTAATTGTCGTCAAAGTCTCTTGGATTTGTCGAATCTACGATTGGATGAAGACCAAACCCTGGCGCTGCGGCAGCTATATGTGGAACCATTAAATAGTCAGTCTGCTGTTTCTTTACCGGGGGGTGGAGAAACCCAAGGATCTGAGTCATTAACCATCAAGGCTTTGGGACGGATTTGGCAGGCTTTATTTAGACAATCCCAACGCACTCAATTTGGTTCTGTAGTGCAATTGTTGGGAGATTTAGAACTAGGTAAAATTGAAACGATCGCAGAGCTGCGATCGCGGTTGAAGGCAATCTCCACTGAATTAGCAACACCGCTAACCACTACTGTTCCCCAACAGGAAACAAAATCTATAAGTACGCCTACTATCTTGCAATTAGATGACCCGGAAGATTTCACCGCCAAAAACGAAGATCTGCCAACAGTGGTGCTACCAATGCAGTTAAGCAGCTTGGAAGATGCTGGACGCACTGATGTAGGGCGTCAGCGTGATCACAATGAAGACTATTTTGGCATTGAAACAACATTTAACAAGCTAGAATTGCCGAAAAACCGAGTCTTGCAAGCCCGTGGTTTGTATGTTCTGTGCGATGGTATGGGCGGACACGCAGGCGGTGAAATAGCTAGTCAGTTAGCAGTTAACACCTTGCGGCAATACTTTCACGAAAACTGGACTTGTAACCAATTACCAACAGAAGACAGCATCCGTAAGGCTGTGTATTTAGCTAATCAGGCGATTTACGATCTCAATCAACAAGAAGCTCGTTCTGGCGTCGGGCGCATGGGTACTACCCTGGTAATGTTGTTAATTTATAACACTCAAGCGGTCGTTGCCCATGTAGGAGATAGTCGCCTTTACCGTTTGACGCGCAAGCAAGGACTTAAACAAGTCACAGTAGATCACGAAGTCGGTCAACGAGAAATTGCTCGCGGTGTAGAAGCGAACATCGCTTATGCCCGTGCCGATGCCTACCAACTCACCCAAGCCTTGGGACCACGCGACCAATACTCAATCAATCCCGATGTTGAGTTTTTCGAGATTAATGAAGATAGCCTCTTCATCCTAGCCTCGGATGGTCTATCAGATAATGATTTACTAGAAATCAATTGGGAAAGTCACATATTTCCGCTACTGAGTTCTGGGACAAATCTAGAAGGGGGTATCACAGACTTAATTGATTTAGCGAACCAATACAATGGCCATGACAATATTACAGCTATACTAATTCGAGCAAAAGTACGTCCAAATTTAGGCAGTCCCATATAA
- a CDS encoding transposase, translating into MISLRFKLYEHKRNKHLKRMINASGVIYNHCIALHRRYYRWWGKHLNCSKLQSHIARLRKRNSLWQTVGSQAVQDICQRIDQAYQLFFKHNKKGVRPPGFKKVKKYKSFTLKQAGYKFLGGNRVKIGLRVYEFCQSREIEGTVKTLTIKRTTLGELFMVLVVDDGNKKEVEVKTGKIAGFDFGLKTFLTCSDGSKIESPQLFKQSISAIRKASKQHSKKLKGSSNRERARKNLVRRYEDISHRRRDWFWKLAHELTDKFDILCFETLNLKGMQRLWGRKISDLAFGEFLQILEWVAKKKNKLVVFIDRWYPSSKTCSHCGHVLENIDLSVREWRCPSCQSVNGRDENAARNIQMVGASTIGLGNVRLALPAIAI; encoded by the coding sequence ATGATTTCACTAAGGTTTAAGCTGTACGAACATAAACGGAATAAACACCTCAAGCGAATGATTAATGCTTCTGGGGTGATTTATAACCATTGCATCGCCCTTCATCGTCGGTACTACCGTTGGTGGGGGAAACACTTAAACTGCTCAAAGCTGCAATCCCATATTGCCAGGTTGAGAAAACGTAATTCTTTGTGGCAAACAGTAGGTTCTCAAGCAGTACAAGATATTTGTCAGCGCATTGATCAAGCCTACCAATTATTTTTTAAACATAATAAAAAAGGAGTTAGACCACCGGGATTCAAGAAGGTGAAGAAGTACAAATCCTTCACTCTTAAGCAAGCAGGTTATAAATTTTTAGGTGGCAACAGAGTAAAAATTGGTCTGCGTGTTTATGAATTTTGTCAGTCAAGAGAGATTGAGGGAACAGTCAAAACCTTAACTATTAAACGCACGACCTTGGGTGAATTGTTTATGGTCTTGGTTGTCGATGACGGTAACAAGAAAGAAGTTGAAGTTAAGACAGGTAAAATTGCTGGCTTTGATTTTGGGTTGAAGACATTCCTCACTTGTTCAGACGGCTCCAAAATTGAATCGCCCCAGTTGTTCAAGCAATCCATCAGCGCCATTAGAAAAGCCAGCAAACAGCATTCCAAAAAGTTAAAAGGCTCATCTAATCGTGAAAGAGCAAGGAAGAATTTAGTACGCAGATACGAGGATATTTCTCATCGTCGGCGTGATTGGTTTTGGAAGTTAGCTCATGAGCTAACTGATAAATTCGATATCCTCTGCTTTGAGACTTTAAACCTCAAGGGAATGCAGCGTCTTTGGGGTAGAAAAATATCAGACTTAGCTTTTGGCGAGTTCCTGCAAATTCTCGAATGGGTTGCCAAGAAAAAGAACAAGTTGGTTGTTTTCATCGACCGATGGTATCCCAGTAGTAAGACTTGTTCCCACTGCGGACATGTTTTAGAAAATATTGATTTGTCAGTTAGAGAGTGGCGTTGTCCATCCTGTCAATCAGTTAATGGGAGGGACGAGAACGCCGCACGTAATATTCAAATGGTTGGGGCATCAACCATTGGGTTAGGTAATGTAAGACTGGCTCTGCCTGCTATTGCTATTTGA
- a CDS encoding DUF4327 family protein, which translates to MTQQVIHPMVKLQRNVQSLLASNIIKPTDSIWKIALLYGNEWQHWKQELLDFGFTMQDPISELLAVEAWDEE; encoded by the coding sequence ATGACTCAGCAAGTGATTCACCCAATGGTGAAATTGCAACGTAATGTGCAATCACTCCTAGCATCGAATATTATCAAGCCAACTGATAGCATTTGGAAAATCGCTTTGCTCTATGGCAATGAGTGGCAGCACTGGAAACAAGAGCTGCTGGATTTTGGATTTACCATGCAAGACCCAATTAGTGAATTGCTAGCTGTAGAAGCTTGGGATGAAGAGTAG
- a CDS encoding PAS domain-containing sensor histidine kinase yields the protein MSRNQQSIWHDTRQQQDILSPTPARLELVPERSPDLENCSTETLRRTQEELQWYRRLYENIPSVYFSLDTTGIILSVNQSGANSLGYTPSELINQSIFNLFVRSDKQKLSDAFMSLLRASPKNGIANWEFRLDCPASNIVWVKVVARLLPGADGHYLPQADPTEKCPRKNPVILMVCEDITAHKQAEDALRESEQRFHTMANTAPVMMWMAGCDGLFTFFNQSWLKFTGSSIDQQQGLGWLKGVHPQEQSFCEEMYYSAFHARTKYEIEYRLKRHDGEYRWILDTGIPRFMPSGEFAGYIGCCIDITERKLAEVSLKQSQAAVQAQLEEIECLNRLKDEFLSTVSHELRTPLTNMKMAIQMLGIALDREQNFLAQIEKPQPERSKAYRYFEILNNECDREINLISNFLDLQRLDAGAKPLVLEKIHVQQWLWRVVELFKARHPHYCHQTLRLSVAPNLPPLACDLFSLERILIELLTNASKFSPPDAEITVSAQLKSHNILFQVINSGVEIPTSELSRIFDKFYRIPSNDPWKQGGTGLGLALVQKLTKYLGGTIEVESGSNRTCFTIQLAVGNET from the coding sequence ATGAGCCGTAATCAGCAATCGATCTGGCATGACACTCGACAACAACAAGATATATTGTCTCCAACGCCTGCACGGTTGGAACTTGTGCCTGAACGATCCCCCGATTTGGAAAATTGCTCTACAGAGACCCTGCGCCGTACCCAAGAGGAACTCCAGTGGTATCGGCGGCTTTATGAAAATATCCCTTCTGTTTACTTCAGTTTGGATACGACAGGAATAATTTTGTCGGTAAACCAAAGCGGTGCAAACTCTCTTGGTTATACCCCTAGTGAATTGATCAATCAGTCGATTTTTAATTTATTTGTCCGCTCAGATAAACAAAAATTATCTGATGCATTTATGAGCCTATTAAGAGCTTCACCGAAGAATGGAATTGCCAATTGGGAATTTCGTTTAGATTGCCCTGCCAGTAATATTGTATGGGTAAAGGTGGTGGCGCGGTTATTGCCTGGTGCAGACGGACACTATCTTCCACAGGCGGACCCGACGGAAAAGTGTCCGCGAAAAAATCCGGTAATTTTGATGGTGTGTGAGGATATCACTGCTCATAAGCAGGCTGAAGATGCTTTGAGAGAAAGTGAACAACGCTTTCATACTATGGCTAATACTGCACCAGTGATGATGTGGATGGCAGGATGTGACGGACTGTTTACTTTTTTTAATCAATCTTGGTTAAAGTTTACTGGAAGCAGTATAGACCAGCAGCAAGGGTTAGGTTGGCTCAAAGGAGTGCATCCACAAGAGCAGAGTTTCTGTGAGGAAATGTACTATTCTGCTTTTCATGCCCGCACGAAATATGAGATTGAATATCGGCTCAAGCGTCATGATGGGGAATATCGTTGGATTTTAGATACTGGAATTCCGAGATTTATGCCCAGCGGCGAGTTTGCTGGTTATATTGGGTGCTGTATTGATATTACTGAGCGCAAATTAGCGGAAGTTTCTCTCAAGCAAAGTCAAGCGGCGGTGCAAGCGCAGTTAGAGGAAATAGAATGCCTAAATCGCCTCAAAGATGAATTTCTCAGTACAGTATCTCATGAACTACGCACGCCACTAACTAATATGAAAATGGCGATTCAAATGTTAGGAATCGCACTAGACCGAGAGCAAAACTTTTTAGCCCAAATAGAGAAGCCACAACCTGAACGCTCAAAAGCATATCGCTATTTTGAAATTTTAAACAATGAGTGCGATCGCGAAATCAATCTCATTAGTAATTTTCTTGATTTACAACGACTGGATGCAGGGGCTAAACCCTTGGTCTTAGAAAAAATTCACGTACAGCAATGGCTTTGGCGCGTGGTAGAGCTATTTAAAGCACGCCATCCTCATTACTGTCACCAAACCTTGCGCCTCAGCGTCGCTCCTAATCTTCCCCCACTTGCCTGTGATCTATTTAGTCTAGAACGCATTTTGATTGAATTGCTCACCAATGCTTCTAAATTCAGCCCTCCAGATGCAGAAATCACCGTTTCCGCCCAATTAAAATCTCACAATATCCTCTTCCAAGTGATTAATTCTGGTGTGGAAATCCCTACCTCAGAATTATCACGTATTTTTGACAAATTCTACCGCATCCCCAGCAATGACCCTTGGAAGCAAGGTGGTACAGGATTAGGACTGGCGTTAGTACAAAAACTCACCAAGTATTTAGGAGGAACAATCGAGGTTGAAAGTGGGTCAAACCGTACCTGTTTTACCATCCAACTGGCTGTGGGTAATGAGACGTGA